The genomic stretch CGGGCGCCGAAGATCGAGCGCGGGGCGCAGCGGCCTGCCGAGAAGCCGCGCCGCTCGCGGCGGAGCTCCAGCGCGCCGCGGCTCGGGCGCCTGCGCCCCGGCGAGCTGCCGGGCCTGCGCACCGAGGGGCGCCCGGTCGTCACGATCGCGATCGTCGCCGGCGCGTTCCTCGCCTACCTCGCGGCCGTCGCCGGGGCGTTCGACCCGCTCAACGCGATCATCTTCGGCAAGCTCGACGGCGAGTGGTGGCGGATCTTCACCGCGCCGTTCGTCCACCTCAGCGGCGGGGGCACGATCTTCGCCGGCGGCGCCTACCAGTTCGCCACGATGGTCGCGATCGGCGTCTTCGGCACGATGCTCGAGCGGCGCCGCGGCGCCGTCGCCGTGCTCGTCATCGCGGTCCTCGCGGGGGCGGGCGGCATGCTCGCCGCGGCGTCTCTCGACGACTTCCCGATCGCCGCCGGCTCCAACGGCCTCGCGCTCGGCCTGCTGTGCGCCTGGGCGGTGCCGAACCTGCTGGCCTGGCGGCGCGGCGACGAGTGGGAGGGCGACCTGCTCGGCACGGCGGTGATGGCCGCCGTCCTGCTGCTGATGCCGGTCGCGGTCGACATCGCCGACGCGGTGGCGGGCGTCACCGGGGCGGTCGTCGGGCTCGTCATCGGGCTCGTGCTCGCCCGGCTCCCGGCGCGCGGCTGATCGCGGCGGCGCCGCTGTATCGTGACGGCGCCGGTGACCGACGACCCTGACTACACCGCCGCGGAGGTCGACGCGGCCGTCGCGGCCCTTCAGGACCCCGAGCGCTTCCGCCACGCCCAGGACGTGGTCGTGCACGCCGCCCCGGGCCTGCAGCGCGTGCTGAACGCCGCTCTCGAGGAAGGCGGCTGGTTCGGCGAGGCGCATGAGCAGCAGGTCATGCGGGCAGCCACGACGGAGGACCCGGCCGAGCGGGTGGCCGCGCTGCGCACGCTGCTGGCCGAGGAGACCCGGCTGGGGATGCTGGTCGGGGTGGCGGTCGGCTTCGAGCTGGCGCGCGAGCTGGCGGCCCGTCGCGCAACCATCGACCCGAAATGACGACGAGAGGACTGACCAGATGGAGATCCGCTACCTGGGCCACGCGACCTTCGAGCTGTCCGACGGCGACACGCGCGTGCTCATCGACCCCTTCCTGGCGCCGTACAACCCCAAGGCGCCGGTGTCCGCGGACGAGGTCGAGCCGACCCACATCGTCGTGACCCACGGCCACGAGGACCACACCGCGCACGTCGTGCCGCTGGCGCAGCGCATGGGCGCGCCCGTGGTGGCGATCGTGGAGCTGGCCAACGAGTTCTCCGAGGAGCTCGGCGAGGACCATCCGGTCCACGACCCCAACCTGGGCGGCACGGTCGAGTTCGACTGGGGCTGGGTGAGGTACGTCCCCGCGTGGCACACCTCGACGACGCCGAAGGGCACGGTGAACACGCCGGCGGGCGTGGTGGTCAACCTCGGCGGCACGACCGTCTACCACACGGGCGACACGGCCCTGTTCAGCGACCTCGCGCTCGTCGGCCGGCGCACGCCGATCGACGTCGCGATCGTCTGCATCGGCGGCCACTACACGATGGACCGCCACGACGCGGTGGAGGCGGTGAAGCTCATCGGGGCCGGGACCGTGATCCCCTGCCACTACGACACGTTCCCGCCGATCGAGACCGACGCCCAGGCCTTCAAGGCCGACGTGGAGCGCGAGACGGACGCCTCGGCCGTCGTCCTGGCGCCGGGAGAGACGCACGCGACATGACCCACGCGATCGTCCTCATCGAGGCCGAGCGCGACGCGATGGCGCAGCTCGGCGGCCGTCTGGCCGAGGTCGAGGGCGTCGGGCAGGTCTACTCGGTGACCGGCGCCTGGGACTTCGTCGTCATCGTGCACCTCGCGCGCCACGAGCAGCTCGCCGAGGTCGTCACCGCGGGCATCGGCCAGGTGGACGGCGTCGCGCGGACGCAGACGATGGTCGCCTTCGAGGCGTTCTCCCGCCACGATCTCGAGGCGCTGTTCTCCGTTGGCCAGTAGGCGAGCAGCGGCGCTCGCCGCGGTCCTGACGATCGGGGCCGCGGCGCTCGCGGGCTGTGGCGGCGACGGCTCGTCCTCGACCGGCACCGCGCCGGCGCCGGCGGCGACCGCGACTGCGCCGGCGGGCGCCTCCACGTCCGGCGAGGACCAGCCGGGCGGCGGCGGCGACGAGCAGCCGATCGTCGTCCCCGCGCGCTTCACGTTCTCCGGCGACGGGCTCAGCCCGGCGGAGGTCGCCGTGCCCGCGTTCTTCGACATCCGGCTCACCGGGGTGTCGAAGGACGGCAGGGCGCACACGATCCTCTTCGAGGGCACGACGCTCCAGGTCCCGGCCCACGGGCGGGCGTCGGCGAAGATCGGCGGGCTGAAGAAGGGCCGCTACGGCGTGACGATCGACGGGCAGGAGAACGCCGCGACGATCGTGTCCGGGGCCGAGCCGGGACCGTGAGCCGGTGACGGAGATCACGTTCGACGACTTCCTCGCCGTCGAGATGCGCGTGGGGCGGGTGGTCGAGGTCGAGGACTTCCCCGAGGCGCGCTCGCCCGCGTGGAAGCTGCGCATCGACTTCGGGCCGGAGATCGGGGTCAAGCGCTCGTCGGCGCGCATCACGAACTACTCGCGCGAGGATCTCGAGGGCTCGCTCGTCGTGGCGGTGGTGAACTTCCCGCCGCGCCAGATCGGGCCGGTGCGCTCGGAGGTCCTCGTGCTCGGCGCGGTGCAGGAGGACGGAACGGTGCTCATCCTGCGCCCCGACGGCGACGCGACGCCGGGCGCGCGGGTCGCCTGACCCAGGTGTGCCGACGCCGGCCGGCGGCATCGCAGGTGGGCATGCAGCGCGTGCCGGCGGGAGGCGGGCCCCCGTGCGCCATCTACGCCTACGGCGCCGGGGGCAGGGCCGGATCGACCGGCGTGGTGGCGGCCGGGTCCGATTCGGCCGGGGGCGGCGGCTCGGTGGTGGTGGGCGTCGTCTCGGCCGGCGGGGGCGGCGGCGTGGTGGTCGCCGGCGGGGTCGTGGCCGGCGGCGCGGTCGTGGCCGGGAC from Capillimicrobium parvum encodes the following:
- a CDS encoding metal-dependent hydrolase; the protein is MEIRYLGHATFELSDGDTRVLIDPFLAPYNPKAPVSADEVEPTHIVVTHGHEDHTAHVVPLAQRMGAPVVAIVELANEFSEELGEDHPVHDPNLGGTVEFDWGWVRYVPAWHTSTTPKGTVNTPAGVVVNLGGTTVYHTGDTALFSDLALVGRRTPIDVAIVCIGGHYTMDRHDAVEAVKLIGAGTVIPCHYDTFPPIETDAQAFKADVERETDASAVVLAPGETHAT
- a CDS encoding tRNA-binding protein; this encodes MTEITFDDFLAVEMRVGRVVEVEDFPEARSPAWKLRIDFGPEIGVKRSSARITNYSREDLEGSLVVAVVNFPPRQIGPVRSEVLVLGAVQEDGTVLILRPDGDATPGARVA
- a CDS encoding cupredoxin domain-containing protein; translation: MASRRAAALAAVLTIGAAALAGCGGDGSSSTGTAPAPAATATAPAGASTSGEDQPGGGGDEQPIVVPARFTFSGDGLSPAEVAVPAFFDIRLTGVSKDGRAHTILFEGTTLQVPAHGRASAKIGGLKKGRYGVTIDGQENAATIVSGAEPGP
- a CDS encoding rhomboid family intramembrane serine protease, yielding MARGADLFVVCKNCGSEVSPYVTECPYCGQRVRKRAPKIERGAQRPAEKPRRSRRSSSAPRLGRLRPGELPGLRTEGRPVVTIAIVAGAFLAYLAAVAGAFDPLNAIIFGKLDGEWWRIFTAPFVHLSGGGTIFAGGAYQFATMVAIGVFGTMLERRRGAVAVLVIAVLAGAGGMLAAASLDDFPIAAGSNGLALGLLCAWAVPNLLAWRRGDEWEGDLLGTAVMAAVLLLMPVAVDIADAVAGVTGAVVGLVIGLVLARLPARG
- a CDS encoding Lrp/AsnC family transcriptional regulator; the protein is MTHAIVLIEAERDAMAQLGGRLAEVEGVGQVYSVTGAWDFVVIVHLARHEQLAEVVTAGIGQVDGVARTQTMVAFEAFSRHDLEALFSVGQ